Proteins encoded in a region of the Leptolyngbya subtilissima AS-A7 genome:
- a CDS encoding MerR family transcriptional regulator, with product MSTLQQIAQQQPEMVLDRFVEVTNDLLPQFLPDQGSGNRGQEPVNPRLVRHYTTQGWLDKPLKQGREARYTYRHLLQLLVLRRLLAEGYSTSSIGSLIGGQSDAALENILQGGVQIKVEAANPALAFLSQIRDRPAPFSTNRSQTRSALPAFQAPSAAPAPAPAAPLPPPVASPPQNWTRLEILDGLELHVRQDFVAPATAHERDSLLQLIANHLAQLQSLQRPPP from the coding sequence ATGAGCACGTTGCAACAAATTGCCCAGCAACAGCCTGAGATGGTCTTAGATCGCTTCGTTGAGGTGACTAACGACCTGCTGCCGCAGTTTTTGCCCGACCAGGGTTCTGGTAATCGCGGGCAAGAGCCGGTCAACCCTCGGCTGGTGCGCCACTACACCACTCAGGGATGGTTAGACAAGCCCCTCAAGCAGGGGCGCGAAGCTCGGTATACCTACCGACATCTACTGCAATTGCTGGTGCTGCGCCGTTTACTGGCGGAAGGTTACAGCACCAGCTCCATCGGCAGCCTGATCGGCGGCCAGTCTGACGCGGCCCTAGAAAACATCCTGCAAGGAGGTGTGCAAATCAAAGTTGAGGCCGCCAATCCAGCGCTGGCGTTTTTGTCTCAGATTCGCGATCGCCCCGCCCCCTTCTCAACCAATCGCTCACAAACGCGGTCTGCTCTGCCGGCGTTTCAGGCTCCGTCTGCGGCTCCAGCTCCTGCCCCAGCTGCACCCCTCCCCCCGCCGGTGGCGTCGCCACCCCAAAACTGGACTCGTCTGGAAATTCTCGACGGGTTAGAACTTCACGTTCGGCAAGACTTTGTCGCGCCAGCTACCGCCCACGAGCGGGACAGCCTGCTGCAACTGATTGCCAACCACCTTGCCCAACTTCAATCACTCCAAAGGCCACCACCATGA